One segment of Trichlorobacter ammonificans DNA contains the following:
- a CDS encoding phosphoglucomutase/phosphomannomutase family protein, whose protein sequence is MQIKFGTDGWRGVIARDFTFDNLSLVAQATMDWLHRAGLADKGLVVGYDRRFLSPEFARRVAEIAAGNDIRVLLTESYAPTPAVSWAVKEQGSGAGIMMTASHNPPIYNGFKVKEQYGGSARPTTTALLEQIVAYNREHGRPVHAIPFERAVREERVALFDATTGYLRQLARCVDLEKIRAAAIPAVVDPMYGAGSGFLARLLTIDEIHGDENPGFGGQPPEPIGEHLEELSRLVASGRYRVGLALDGDADRIGAVDERGAFFSSHAIFTLLLKHLVERKGLSGGVVKTVSSTRMIDLLAERYGLPLYETPIGFKHICELMLERPILMGGEESGGLGVTGHIPERDGILMGLLLLETVAVTGQGLGEQLGAVMADIGQFRYRRIDLTIEQEAKARLLERLRSEPPTHFAGRSVTGTNFSDGFKFLFDNGDWLLIRPSGTEPVLRLYSEAGDEAMVEQLLRAARQVANV, encoded by the coding sequence ATGCAGATAAAGTTTGGCACCGATGGCTGGCGGGGCGTGATTGCCCGCGATTTCACCTTTGACAATCTGTCGCTGGTGGCCCAGGCCACCATGGACTGGCTCCACCGCGCGGGGCTGGCGGACAAGGGACTGGTGGTCGGATACGACCGCCGTTTTCTGTCGCCCGAGTTTGCCCGTCGGGTGGCGGAGATCGCCGCCGGCAACGATATCCGGGTGCTGCTGACCGAGAGCTATGCCCCGACGCCGGCGGTCTCCTGGGCGGTCAAGGAGCAGGGTAGCGGTGCGGGCATCATGATGACCGCCAGCCACAATCCGCCGATCTATAACGGCTTCAAGGTCAAGGAGCAGTACGGCGGCTCGGCCCGGCCGACCACCACCGCCCTGCTGGAGCAGATCGTGGCCTACAACCGGGAGCATGGCCGTCCGGTCCACGCCATCCCTTTTGAGCGGGCAGTCCGGGAAGAGCGGGTGGCACTGTTCGATGCGACCACCGGCTACCTGCGGCAACTGGCCCGCTGCGTCGACCTGGAGAAGATCAGGGCAGCCGCCATCCCGGCGGTGGTGGACCCGATGTACGGTGCCGGCTCCGGCTTCCTGGCCCGCCTGCTGACCATCGACGAGATTCACGGCGACGAGAACCCCGGCTTCGGCGGCCAACCGCCGGAGCCGATCGGCGAGCACCTGGAAGAGCTCTCCCGGCTGGTTGCCTCGGGCCGCTACCGGGTCGGCTTGGCCCTGGACGGTGATGCCGACCGGATCGGGGCGGTGGACGAGCGGGGGGCCTTCTTTTCCTCGCACGCCATCTTCACGCTGCTGCTGAAGCATTTGGTGGAACGCAAGGGGCTCTCCGGCGGGGTGGTGAAGACCGTCTCCTCCACCCGGATGATCGACCTGCTGGCCGAACGGTACGGGCTGCCGCTGTACGAGACGCCGATCGGCTTCAAGCATATCTGCGAATTGATGCTGGAACGCCCGATCCTGATGGGGGGCGAGGAATCCGGCGGCTTGGGAGTCACCGGCCATATCCCGGAACGGGACGGTATTCTGATGGGACTCCTGTTGCTGGAAACAGTGGCAGTGACCGGTCAGGGGCTGGGCGAACAGTTGGGGGCGGTCATGGCCGACATCGGCCAGTTCCGCTACCGCCGCATCGACCTGACTATCGAGCAGGAGGCTAAGGCGCGGCTGCTGGAGCGGCTGCGGAGCGAGCCGCCGACCCACTTTGCCGGCCGTAGCGTCACCGGCACCAATTTCAGCGACGGCTTCAAGTTCCTCTTCGACAACGGCGACTGGCTGCTGATCCGCCCCTCCGGTACTGAACCGGTCCTGCGGCTGTACAGCGAGGCGGGAGACGAGGCGATGGTGGAGCAGTTGCTGCGGGCGGCACGGCAGGTGGCAAACGTTTAG
- a CDS encoding EscU/YscU/HrcU family type III secretion system export apparatus switch protein gives MTRKPRQQLDERMAAALSYKQGYYAPVVVAKGKGVVAEAIIACARDAGVYVHESPELVTLLMQVDLDEHIPPELYRAVAEVLVWLYRMEGKKP, from the coding sequence ATGACACGTAAGCCGCGGCAGCAGCTGGACGAGCGGATGGCCGCCGCCCTTTCCTACAAGCAGGGGTACTATGCCCCGGTGGTGGTGGCCAAGGGAAAGGGGGTGGTGGCGGAGGCGATCATCGCCTGTGCCCGCGATGCCGGCGTCTATGTGCATGAGTCACCGGAACTGGTGACCCTGTTGATGCAGGTTGACCTGGACGAGCACATCCCCCCGGAACTGTACCGGGCGGTGGCGGAAGTGCTGGTCTGGCTGTACAGGATGGAAGGGAAAAAACCATAG